A single window of Polaribacter sp. SA4-10 DNA harbors:
- the sprA gene encoding cell surface protein SprA encodes MNKIFKNIFTFGILTFIVTLSSYAQTNTDKDSTNVKKDTLNLKYNFSKLQKGGLFLDDLAEKTIVFDKELNKYVIVEKIGDYYTRTPIYLSPKEYEQYRLKSDMLQYFKDKVSAESGKTKGAKDAQKNLLPTYYVNSKFFETIFGGNTVEVTPTGSLNLKLGFIYQNTDNPQLSEENRSSFTFDFDQQINASIQAKVGSRLKFTANYDTQSSFDFQNLVKVEFIPPSLSDVKYGEDGIIQGIEAGNISMPIKNSLINGAQSLFGLKTKLQFGNTNITAVFSQQNSESKTVVAEAGASIQEFELKATDYDNDRHFFLSQYFIDNYANSLKRYPLINSQVNITRIEVWITNRNASTEDYRSIVAFADIGESENNVLVNQTGAVQPTSPPSVSGGNLPTNESNNLSALLTANSGIRDISTVDATLLSYMMQQGTDYSILQNARKLDINEFTLNSQLGFISLNRRLNDGEVLAVAYEYTVAGNVNGSTKKSFKIGEFSNDGIQSPDNLAVKLLRSEILQTKRDDGNGGEESFPTWRLMMKNVYALGAYPLSQEGFRFEIQYRDDATGIASNVLQNAQTTGIANQPLIQVLKLDQLDQSQFRNPDGYIDFVEGVTVNSQNGYVIFPEPEPFGNDLVKDNSISGDEGLDPTTTDVSNYVFKELYLNTKINVKNNFQNKDKYFLKGYFKSETSGGIPIGAFNVPRGSVKVTAGGRQLVEGVDYVVDYQLGRVQIIDPGLQSSGTPISVSTENNAVFNQQRKTFMGVDIEHKFSEDFIVGATILNVNERPITPKVNFGAEPIDNTMFGVNINYSTEVPYFTKLANKLPFVDTDVPSNLSVKADMAYLLPGTPSGIDVTGAATSYIDDFEASQIPISLLSPLDWYEASTPKYFPTFNGEQDDLSYNYKRAKLAWYNVDQIFYGAGETPTSIDADELSRAETRQINYRELFPNVQLDITQNSLVRTLDLAYFPEERGSYNFNPDAKIIEGEVTLNNPETNWGGIMRPLTTNNFDQANVEYIQFWIMDPYENYSITNSEGLPAGINPNDQTNQVGDLYINLGNISEDILKDNRKMYENGLPEDGLKVDGNNVNRTTWGDVPRNPSIIYAFNLDDGARENQDVGFDGLNDADEQKLAGIGNYASLADPAADNFQYFRGAELDAINASLIRRYKNFNNTEGNSVTLNQSTESYPTSSSTYPDVEDINRDQTMSTVESYYEYKISMNKTDLVKGNNFIVDEKTTTVTLENGSSQQTKWYQFRVPVRSGTPINGISDFNSIRFVRMFLTNFKMPVIIRFGELDLVRGDWRRYVKTLDEDVAPAINLTQTELNDFEVGVVSIEQNEGSYIQPPGIERERLQGSTTVQLQNEQSVTLKVNNLQANSIRAIYKNISIDLRRFKNLKMFMHLQSNSGSNIDAEGLHAVIRLGTDLDDNYYQIDLPLTVSPAGTSQLDIWPEANNLDAFLETFGKIKLERNALGTTIAPINELFTSTEQDPNSTYTISVKGNPTLAQLKTIMLGVKNTTNSTKNGEVWFNELRSSGFDNDGGWAAVVNADANFADVANVSLSGSMSTVGFGNVEDRVSQRSLDETKQYDVATSINLGKVFTPERWGIQLPMSYSVGEKFIDPKFDPQYQDVKLADAIAQNPNSEFSRDYTKRTSISFNNVKKNRNPNSTKKPKFYDVENMSVSYAHNKEFHRDYNIKKYINENVTASASYNFNFKSKSIEPFKNSEKLKNKYWKLIKDINFNPIPKTVALNSRINRSYNEQQSRNLVAGLSVQPELKQRRFLFDWDYTIGFDLTKSLQLNFNATNSYIYDAFESDEELEVFDDFFNTGRPNHYHQKLNATYKLPIDKIPFLSFIKADYGYTADFDWQTSSQDQEIVSQIGNVIQNANTHNLNTTINFEKFYKGLGFEKLLLTKSQRKKAKGLKGNGLPTAPRRINKNKKLSLGKKILKGTYDVITSVKTGKISYSENNGQLLPGYTEDIGFLGGAPTSFAFGSQVDIRNKALINGWLINPRDPINSEYYNKTYSKTHYNKLDYSFTLKPFKDFNIEVRGNKIQTRDLSQQLDVIENGEEFGEIDTAISAFETGNFSTSHSMISTAFSDGDALFQQMRDYRSILSNRLSIENGVPAAGFGENSQQVLLPAFIAAYSGNNPDKVSTGLFRDVPIPNWSLRYNGLMKFNFFKKNFSNFVVSHGYNSSYTISNFTNNLQHNSLNPYAETNTTSGNYEPELLVSAVTLVDEFSPLVKVDMKMKNSFSFRGEIKRDRTLTMNFNNSTLTDIKGTEYIFGLGYVFKDVKFDTRFTGKKQTLKGDVNLRADVSLRDNLTQIRSVDEDNNQISGGQKLFSIKFTADYRLNSNLTASFYYNHQTSKYAISTTFPRQAINGGFNIIYNLGGN; translated from the coding sequence TTGAATAAAATCTTTAAAAACATATTTACATTTGGTATACTTACTTTTATAGTAACCCTTTCTTCTTATGCACAAACCAACACAGATAAAGACTCTACTAACGTAAAAAAAGATACTTTAAATTTAAAATATAACTTTAGTAAACTTCAAAAAGGAGGGTTGTTTTTAGATGATTTAGCAGAAAAAACGATTGTTTTTGATAAAGAGCTGAACAAATATGTAATTGTAGAAAAAATAGGAGATTATTACACAAGAACACCTATTTACTTATCTCCAAAAGAATATGAACAATATCGCTTAAAAAGTGATATGTTACAATATTTTAAAGACAAAGTAAGTGCTGAAAGCGGTAAGACAAAAGGTGCTAAAGACGCACAAAAAAACTTACTACCCACTTATTATGTAAACTCTAAATTTTTTGAAACCATTTTTGGAGGAAATACAGTAGAGGTAACTCCTACTGGAAGCTTAAATTTAAAGCTTGGTTTTATTTATCAAAACACAGACAACCCACAATTATCAGAAGAAAACAGAAGTAGTTTTACGTTTGATTTTGATCAACAAATTAACGCAAGTATACAGGCAAAGGTTGGAAGTAGATTAAAATTTACAGCCAATTACGATACACAGTCTTCTTTCGATTTTCAGAATTTAGTAAAAGTAGAGTTTATTCCTCCTTCGCTTTCAGATGTTAAATACGGAGAAGATGGTATTATTCAAGGAATTGAAGCTGGTAATATTTCTATGCCCATTAAAAACTCTTTAATTAATGGAGCACAAAGTTTATTTGGTCTTAAAACAAAATTACAGTTTGGTAATACAAATATTACAGCCGTTTTTTCTCAGCAAAATTCAGAAAGTAAAACAGTAGTTGCAGAAGCTGGAGCTTCTATTCAGGAGTTTGAATTAAAAGCGACAGATTATGATAATGATAGACACTTTTTCTTATCACAATATTTTATAGATAATTATGCAAATTCACTAAAAAGATATCCTTTAATAAATAGTCAAGTAAATATTACAAGAATTGAAGTTTGGATTACAAATAGAAATGCAAGTACAGAAGATTATAGAAGTATTGTTGCGTTTGCAGATATTGGTGAGTCAGAAAATAATGTACTTGTAAACCAAACTGGTGCAGTACAACCAACAAGTCCTCCTTCTGTTTCTGGAGGAAATTTACCTACAAATGAATCTAATAATTTATCTGCATTATTAACAGCAAATAGCGGAATTAGAGATATTTCTACAGTTGATGCTACCTTGCTTTCTTACATGATGCAACAAGGAACAGATTATTCTATTCTACAAAATGCTAGAAAATTAGATATAAATGAATTTACATTAAACTCACAATTAGGTTTTATTTCTTTAAATAGAAGGTTAAATGATGGTGAAGTTTTAGCTGTTGCTTATGAATATACTGTTGCAGGAAACGTAAACGGAAGTACTAAAAAATCTTTTAAAATTGGTGAATTTTCTAATGATGGAATTCAATCTCCAGATAACTTAGCTGTAAAATTATTGCGTAGTGAAATTCTACAAACAAAAAGAGATGATGGAAATGGTGGCGAAGAATCTTTTCCTACTTGGCGTTTAATGATGAAAAACGTGTACGCTTTAGGTGCTTACCCTTTATCACAAGAAGGATTTCGTTTCGAAATTCAATATAGAGATGATGCTACAGGTATTGCATCAAACGTATTACAAAATGCACAAACTACAGGGATTGCAAATCAACCATTAATACAAGTTTTAAAATTAGATCAATTAGATCAAAGTCAGTTTAGAAACCCTGATGGTTATATAGATTTTGTTGAAGGAGTTACAGTAAATTCTCAAAACGGATATGTTATTTTCCCAGAGCCAGAACCTTTTGGTAATGACTTAGTAAAAGACAATTCTATTTCAGGTGATGAAGGTTTAGACCCAACTACCACAGATGTTTCTAATTATGTGTTCAAAGAATTATATTTAAACACAAAAATTAACGTAAAAAACAATTTTCAGAATAAGGATAAATATTTCTTAAAAGGATATTTTAAATCAGAAACTTCTGGCGGAATCCCTATTGGTGCTTTTAACGTTCCTAGAGGTTCTGTAAAAGTAACTGCTGGCGGAAGACAATTAGTAGAAGGCGTTGATTATGTTGTAGATTATCAATTAGGAAGAGTACAAATTATAGATCCAGGGTTACAATCTTCTGGAACTCCAATAAGTGTTTCTACAGAAAACAATGCTGTTTTTAATCAACAAAGAAAAACCTTTATGGGGGTTGATATTGAACACAAATTCTCTGAAGACTTTATTGTTGGTGCCACAATTTTAAATGTGAACGAAAGACCTATTACTCCAAAAGTTAATTTTGGTGCAGAACCTATTGATAACACTATGTTTGGGGTAAATATAAACTACTCAACAGAAGTACCCTATTTTACAAAATTGGCCAATAAATTACCTTTTGTAGATACAGATGTTCCTTCTAATTTATCTGTAAAAGCAGATATGGCTTATTTACTTCCTGGAACACCAAGTGGAATTGATGTTACTGGTGCAGCAACTTCTTATATAGATGATTTTGAAGCCTCTCAAATTCCTATAAGTTTATTATCTCCTTTAGATTGGTATGAAGCAAGTACACCAAAATATTTTCCAACATTTAATGGGGAACAAGATGATTTATCTTACAATTACAAAAGAGCAAAATTAGCTTGGTATAATGTAGATCAAATTTTTTATGGCGCTGGTGAAACACCTACAAGTATAGATGCTGATGAACTTTCTAGAGCAGAAACAAGACAAATTAATTACAGGGAATTATTTCCTAATGTTCAATTAGATATTACTCAAAACTCGCTAGTTAGAACTTTAGATTTAGCCTATTTTCCAGAAGAAAGAGGTTCTTACAACTTTAATCCTGATGCTAAAATTATTGAAGGAGAAGTAACTCTTAATAACCCAGAAACAAATTGGGGTGGAATTATGCGCCCTTTAACAACAAACAATTTTGACCAAGCAAATGTAGAATATATTCAGTTTTGGATAATGGATCCTTATGAGAATTATTCTATAACAAACTCAGAAGGTTTACCAGCAGGAATAAATCCAAACGATCAAACAAATCAAGTTGGAGATTTATATATTAATCTTGGTAATATCTCTGAAGATATTTTAAAAGACAACCGTAAAATGTACGAAAACGGTTTACCAGAAGATGGATTAAAAGTAGATGGTAATAATGTAAATAGAACAACTTGGGGAGATGTTCCTAGAAATCCATCAATTATTTATGCCTTTAATTTAGATGATGGAGCAAGAGAAAATCAAGATGTTGGTTTTGATGGTTTAAATGATGCAGATGAACAAAAATTAGCAGGAATTGGTAATTATGCTTCTTTAGCTGATCCTGCTGCAGATAACTTTCAGTATTTTAGAGGAGCCGAGTTAGATGCAATAAATGCATCCCTTATAAGAAGATATAAAAACTTTAATAACACAGAAGGAAACTCAGTAACGTTAAATCAATCTACAGAATCTTATCCAACTTCCTCATCAACGTATCCCGATGTAGAAGACATCAACAGAGATCAAACAATGAGTACTGTAGAAAGTTACTATGAGTATAAAATTTCTATGAATAAAACCGATTTGGTAAAAGGGAATAATTTTATTGTTGATGAAAAAACAACAACTGTTACCTTAGAAAACGGTAGTTCTCAACAAACAAAATGGTATCAATTTAGAGTTCCTGTTAGAAGTGGAACACCAATAAATGGTATTTCAGATTTTAATAGTATTCGTTTTGTAAGAATGTTTTTAACCAATTTTAAAATGCCAGTAATCATTAGATTTGGCGAATTAGATTTGGTACGTGGAGATTGGAGACGTTATGTAAAAACGTTAGATGAAGATGTAGCTCCTGCAATAAATTTAACACAAACAGAATTAAATGACTTTGAAGTTGGTGTTGTAAGTATAGAGCAAAATGAAGGTAGTTATATTCAGCCTCCAGGAATTGAGAGAGAACGTTTACAAGGAAGTACAACTGTTCAATTACAAAATGAGCAATCTGTAACTTTAAAAGTAAACAACTTACAAGCTAATAGCATTAGAGCTATTTATAAAAACATAAGTATCGACTTAAGAAGGTTTAAAAATCTTAAAATGTTTATGCATTTACAGTCAAACTCTGGTTCTAATATAGATGCAGAAGGTTTACATGCAGTAATAAGATTAGGAACAGATTTAGATGACAATTATTATCAAATAGATTTACCCTTAACAGTGAGTCCTGCAGGTACTTCTCAATTAGATATTTGGCCAGAAGCAAATAATTTAGATGCATTTCTAGAAACTTTTGGAAAAATAAAACTAGAAAGAAATGCACTTGGAACTACAATTGCTCCTATAAACGAGTTATTTACATCTACAGAACAAGACCCAAATTCAACCTACACTATTAGTGTAAAAGGAAACCCAACTTTAGCACAATTAAAAACGATAATGTTGGGTGTAAAAAACACTACAAATTCAACAAAAAATGGAGAAGTTTGGTTTAATGAGTTACGTTCTTCTGGTTTTGATAATGATGGCGGTTGGGCGGCTGTTGTAAATGCAGATGCAAATTTTGCTGATGTTGCCAATGTTTCCTTATCAGGTAGCATGTCTACTGTTGGTTTTGGTAATGTAGAAGATAGAGTAAGCCAACGTAGTTTAGATGAAACTAAGCAATATGATGTTGCAACAAGTATTAATTTAGGTAAAGTATTTACCCCAGAAAGATGGGGAATTCAATTGCCAATGAGTTACAGTGTTGGTGAGAAATTTATAGATCCAAAGTTCGACCCACAATATCAAGATGTAAAATTAGCGGATGCGATAGCGCAAAATCCAAATAGTGAATTTTCTAGAGATTATACAAAAAGAACTAGTATTAGTTTTAACAATGTAAAAAAGAACAGAAACCCTAATTCTACTAAAAAACCTAAGTTTTACGATGTAGAAAACATGTCTGTTTCTTATGCTCATAACAAAGAGTTTCATAGAGATTACAATATTAAAAAATATATAAATGAAAATGTAACAGCTTCTGCTTCTTACAATTTTAATTTTAAATCTAAATCTATAGAGCCTTTTAAAAATTCTGAGAAACTTAAAAATAAATACTGGAAACTAATAAAAGACATCAACTTTAATCCAATACCAAAAACAGTAGCTTTAAATTCTAGAATTAATAGAAGTTATAACGAACAACAATCTAGAAACTTAGTTGCTGGATTATCTGTACAACCAGAATTAAAACAACGTAGATTTTTGTTTGATTGGGATTATACAATTGGTTTCGATTTAACAAAATCGCTTCAATTAAACTTTAATGCAACCAATAGTTATATTTATGATGCATTTGAAAGTGATGAAGAATTAGAAGTTTTTGATGATTTCTTTAACACAGGAAGACCAAATCATTATCATCAAAAACTAAACGCAACATATAAATTACCAATTGATAAAATTCCTTTTTTAAGTTTTATAAAAGCAGATTATGGGTATACAGCAGATTTTGACTGGCAAACATCTTCACAAGATCAAGAAATTGTTTCTCAAATAGGAAATGTTATTCAGAATGCAAATACGCACAACTTAAACACAACTATTAATTTTGAAAAATTTTATAAAGGTCTTGGTTTTGAAAAGTTATTATTAACAAAATCTCAACGTAAAAAAGCAAAAGGATTAAAAGGAAATGGCTTGCCTACAGCACCTAGAAGAATCAATAAAAATAAAAAGCTATCCTTAGGAAAAAAGATTTTAAAAGGCACTTACGATGTTATTACATCCGTAAAAACAGGAAAAATAAGTTATTCAGAAAATAACGGACAATTATTACCAGGATATACAGAAGACATTGGTTTTTTAGGTGGCGCACCAACTTCTTTTGCTTTTGGTAGCCAAGTAGATATTAGGAATAAAGCATTAATTAATGGTTGGTTAATTAACCCTAGAGATCCAATAAATAGTGAGTATTATAATAAAACATATAGTAAAACACATTATAATAAGTTAGATTATTCATTTACTCTAAAACCTTTTAAGGATTTTAATATTGAGGTTAGAGGTAATAAAATTCAAACAAGAGACTTATCACAACAATTAGATGTAATTGAGAATGGTGAAGAATTTGGAGAAATAGACACGGCTATTAGTGCTTTCGAAACAGGAAACTTTAGTACAAGTCATTCTATGATTTCTACAGCATTTTCAGATGGAGATGCGTTATTTCAACAGATGAGAGATTATAGAAGTATTCTTTCTAATAGATTATCAATAGAAAATGGAGTTCCTGCTGCAGGTTTTGGAGAAAACAGTCAGCAAGTGTTATTGCCTGCATTTATAGCTGCGTATTCTGGTAATAATCCTGATAAAGTAAGTACAGGTTTGTTTAGAGATGTACCCATTCCTAACTGGTCTTTACGTTATAATGGGTTAATGAAATTCAATTTTTTCAAAAAGAACTTTAGCAATTTTGTTGTTTCTCATGGATATAATTCTTCATACACAATTTCTAATTTCACCAATAACCTACAACATAATAGCTTAAATCCTTATGCTGAAACAAATACGACTTCTGGAAATTATGAACCAGAATTATTAGTATCTGCAGTTACCTTGGTTGATGAGTTTTCACCATTAGTAAAAGTAGATATGAAAATGAAAAATTCATTTTCGTTTAGAGGAGAGATTAAAAGAGACAGAACTTTAACAATGAACTTTAACAATAGTACTTTAACAGACATAAAAGGAACTGAATACATATTTGGTTTAGGTTATGTATTTAAAGATGTTAAATTCGACACCCGTTTTACCGGGAAAAAACAAACCTTAAAAGGCGATGTTAATTTAAGAGCAGATGTTTCTTTAAGAGATAATTTAACACAAATTAGATCTGTAGATGAAGATAATAATCAAATAAGCGGTGGTCAAAAACTATTTTCAATTAAATTTACTGCAGATTACAGATTAAATAGTAATTTAACCGCGTCGTTTTATTACAATCATCAAACGTCTAAATATGCTATTTCTACCACTTTCCCAAGGCAAGCAATTAATGGTGGATTTAATATTATTTACAATTTAGGAGGAAATTAA
- the gcvH gene encoding glycine cleavage system protein GcvH — protein MNIPSELKYTKDHEWIKIEGNTATVGVTDFAQGELGDIVYVDVDTLDDTVEEGDVFGSVEAVKTVSDLFMPLTGEIIEFNEGLEDEPELVNSDPYEKGWMIKIDISDSKQIDDLLDAEAYKKLIEG, from the coding sequence ATGAACATTCCATCAGAATTAAAATACACTAAAGATCACGAGTGGATTAAAATAGAAGGCAATACAGCAACTGTAGGTGTTACCGATTTTGCTCAAGGAGAGTTAGGAGATATTGTTTATGTAGATGTAGACACCTTAGATGACACAGTAGAGGAAGGAGATGTTTTTGGTTCTGTAGAAGCCGTTAAAACAGTTTCAGATTTATTTATGCCTTTAACAGGTGAAATTATAGAGTTTAACGAAGGTTTAGAAGATGAACCAGAATTAGTTAATTCTGATCCTTATGAAAAAGGTTGGATGATTAAAATTGATATTTCTGACAGTAAACAAATAGATGACCTTTTAGATGCAGAAGCGTATAAAAAACTTATTGAAGGATAG
- a CDS encoding VanZ family protein, whose amino-acid sequence MPKIGISFGNIDKVYHLFAYFTLTICWLFTYYKKPKAKYIVIVSCIIFGIIIEILQGTITSYRTGDYIDIVANTAGVIVALTIYNQILKKNKVNSQ is encoded by the coding sequence ATGCCAAAAATTGGAATAAGTTTTGGTAACATAGATAAGGTCTATCACTTATTTGCATACTTTACATTAACTATCTGTTGGTTGTTTACTTATTATAAAAAACCTAAAGCAAAGTATATTGTAATAGTTAGTTGTATTATTTTTGGCATAATTATTGAAATATTACAAGGTACAATAACTTCATATAGAACTGGAGATTACATAGATATAGTTGCAAATACAGCTGGAGTTATCGTAGCATTAACGATTTATAATCAAATTTTAAAAAAAAATAAGGTTAATTCACAATAA
- a CDS encoding energy transducer TonB: MEIKKNPKSNLENYSKIFMQIGLVLALFITYVAIEKKTYDRNIGDLGSVSMNAEMEEETIITERIEPVKPKTPPPPAPEKIEIVEDEKEVEETIIESTETDETEAVEIVEIEEVEEVIEDVSFMIIEDVPVFPGCKGSKAELKKCFSKMVQKHFSRKFDAELPNELGLSPGRKRVFIGFKIDRNGNIVNIQARAPHPKIKDEVIKVMKLLPKMKPGRQRGKPVGVKYSIPFTLLVE; encoded by the coding sequence ATGGAAATTAAGAAAAATCCAAAATCGAATTTAGAAAATTACAGCAAAATTTTTATGCAAATTGGGCTTGTATTAGCACTATTCATAACTTATGTTGCAATAGAAAAGAAAACATACGATAGAAATATTGGTGACTTGGGTTCTGTTTCTATGAATGCTGAAATGGAAGAAGAAACGATAATTACTGAAAGAATAGAACCAGTAAAACCAAAAACACCACCACCACCAGCTCCTGAAAAGATTGAAATTGTTGAAGATGAAAAGGAAGTAGAAGAAACTATAATTGAATCTACAGAAACGGATGAAACTGAAGCTGTTGAAATTGTAGAAATTGAAGAAGTGGAAGAAGTTATAGAGGATGTAAGTTTCATGATTATTGAAGACGTTCCTGTATTTCCAGGTTGTAAAGGAAGTAAAGCTGAACTAAAAAAATGTTTTAGTAAAATGGTTCAAAAACATTTTTCTAGAAAATTTGACGCAGAGCTACCTAATGAATTAGGTTTATCTCCAGGAAGGAAAAGAGTATTTATTGGTTTTAAAATTGATAGAAACGGTAATATTGTAAATATACAAGCAAGAGCACCACACCCAAAAATTAAGGATGAAGTAATTAAGGTAATGAAATTATTACCTAAAATGAAACCAGGTAGACAAAGAGGGAAACCAGTAGGTGTTAAATATAGTATTCCTTTTACTTTATTAGTAGAGTAA
- a CDS encoding toxin-antitoxin system YwqK family antitoxin — protein MKKLIIIGILCIASIGYSQDNEPTFKAEGDLVKATYYYEDGSISTQGYFKDKKLTGEWTRFDNEGKKIQLAYYDNGKKVGKWFVWTKESLKEINYDNNAIVNVNLWKSENALATNR, from the coding sequence ATGAAAAAACTTATAATAATTGGTATTCTTTGTATTGCATCAATAGGGTATTCACAGGATAACGAACCAACCTTTAAGGCAGAAGGAGATTTAGTGAAGGCTACATATTATTATGAAGATGGATCTATAAGTACACAAGGTTATTTTAAAGATAAAAAATTAACAGGAGAATGGACTCGTTTTGATAATGAAGGGAAAAAAATTCAATTAGCTTATTACGATAATGGAAAAAAAGTTGGTAAATGGTTTGTTTGGACTAAAGAGTCTTTAAAAGAAATTAATTACGATAATAACGCAATAGTTAACGTAAATTTATGGAAATCTGAAAATGCTTTAGCAACAAATAGATAA